TgagcataaaaataaatatagaaacaTTCACTAGCCTATATAAATTTCTATGATTTTGTTCCATGACCTttatttagatagatagatagccaATTAAACACCTTATGGAGTcaagcataaaaataaatagactaTAGAAATATTCACTATAGAAGTTATTTCCATGTGCTGTTTTTAAACTCCAGTGCCAAAAAAAAATGGCTGGTGATGAGAAAACTACAGGAAATGAGACCATTTCAAAGGAATGAGTAATAAAATTCATGCATGATGCATTCTTGATGTTTTACTTTGTGCTCAGGTCATTTGCTACAGTTCTGCTTCTGCAGTCTAAAATAATTTCGCTGCTGGTGTTGAACCCCAAACACATGGGGGTCACTCTGTGTCGGACCAGGAATGAAAACAATCATCTCGCGCGGGACCACTTCTCTCATCTGACATTTATTTAACACTGGGGTTTAAAGAAGCAAGGGCCAGGAAAACAAAACGCCATCCGAATTCAATGACACTCACACAGGTGGCCATGAAAGCTGCACAAACAACTTTTAAAGATCACGAGAGCTGTAAATCTGACAAATCACGTCATCGCACTCATTgagaagaaaacaaataaatatcttCTTCAAACATCTTACCTCCTTCGTCCTTCTGCTGTCTATCTTCCACAGCAGCCATATGCGCCCTTAAAACCCCATTTTACGATTTTAAAAATCATGCTCAGCTACCAGGAGTCAGCAAAAACTCAAGCGGCCAGTCAAATCCCATCTTGCTCTAGTTTCTGCTTTGCTTTCAGTTTTGAGCGTCCCAAATCTtccctcactctctctctctctctctctcccgctcCAGCTGTTTTGGGCCAGCTCAAGTGTGCTCGGCACACTCCCACTTCAAATTTGGCCTACTAAACAGCTGCGTTTAAAGTACCGGCTATCATTCACTCCTCTCGCGTTACAGAGCAAGGACCAACTGTAAAACTCGACTACATGTGGAAAGATCTCTACGTTGCTATGGAGACCGTGGTGGCCACCTTTGAGAGAAACTGACCTGTAAAACTTTGCTATTGGTGGAGCGGCCCGCGTAGCTCCGCCCCCAATTAGGAGGAGCGTAATCCTACCCTTGAATTTGGGTGGAAAGGAGATGGAAGAATTCTTAAATGCTGAGAGGAAGTTCGCGAGTCTCCAGGCACATATTCCAGCTGCCAAGGAATTTCCTTTGTTGATTGTGAGCGCGCGCCCGCTGATTTGTGCCCGTCTTTATGTTTAATACCCTAGACATCTCCGTTACCTTCACGTTAAGAGAACTTTTGGCATCTGGTTTGATTTTTCAGCACGTACACCCATTAGAAGTCAGTCAAACTTATTTTTCTTCCAGTAAGTATAAATCCCTGATCTGAGGCCAGTTTTGAAGCAAAGCCAGATGTAATAGAGAGCAATGGGCTGGGTCTTGAACTTCATACACAGTTGAGTCCAAGGACGCATAAACtgcaaggcaaaaaaaaaaaagaatagacCTTCTTATTTGTGCATTCCTACGACACAGACCCAGCCCTGCCTGTAGCGAGAAGTAACCCAGTAATTCAAGCATGGACAAAATACACTTGCAATCACTGTTGCTTTAAGCAAAAGCCATTATCTGGTTTTTAAACGTCCtatcacattcacacacacctTGTAATTACATGTAAATTAGTTAAACGAATACAGGGGGGTGCTGAAGGGAGCTTTAAGGTTTTCCTGGGCCAACTGATGACTTAAAACACAAGGACTTACATCTTATGTCTTGCAaggcatttatatatatataattatatatatatatatatatatatatgcacatatatttacaaacttttatgtgagatgcgattaatcgtgattaatcattttgacagcactaatatatatatatatataatttaaatataaaccattaaaatgtattataattttatattgtatgtaaaatataacaaatatagtttaatatattctctctctctatttctctctacatatgtatataataaaaataatgttttaaaagccCTTATATAGCCttaatacacacatatatatatacacacacgcacatatatatatatatatatatatatatatatatatatatataatatagttttaTATGCAGTATTGAAatgatttattacatttttaaatttatgccactttaaatgtaaaataataattcattatataatattatataataaataatattaaattcaattatattttattgtatataaattcataaatgcttaaatataatttaaaatcaatatataatataatataataaattaataaataatgtatatgtattagcctgtaaaactatatatatatatatatatatatatatatatatatttaaattcaattatattttattatatttttaaatttataagatattaaatattcaatattaattACAATCActatatcatattttataaagatttatttttttaaaaatagtttgttATATAAGTTTTAATAACTTATCAAATCCAAAGTGATATAAGTTGATTTGATGATACAACTTTATTagctttatttgaaattttgcaGATCTACAAAATACTGTAAACACACCGTTGGGTTAGCTATTAGTTTCATTTGCATTTAGTTTAAATCCTAAACACATTATAGTACTCACATTATATGAAATGTAACAATAAAGCATTGAAAGATAGTTCACTTAACAGCACAAGCACTAATGTAAAGTTCTGTGACACTTACCTGTCAGTCACTTGAAACGTGCATAACTAACCATCACGGTATTTCCAAAAGATTAAATACATTTGCTATACTTCCTCCAGAGCCATATAATCTTCTCTACATGAAGTTTGCAGTGTTTTAAGTTCACAAGTTCCCCATACATTAGTCCCATGGGGGCACACAATTGGTTCGGCCTGTTAATCTGTCCAAAGattaagacaaaacaaaatccGCAACAGCCAACCACTGGCGAGATGTTGTTGCGTAAATCACTTCAATCTGCCTCCACGAGCCTCCCCAGTATGAGTGAATGAGGCTCAGATGAGATTATTTCATGGAGCACTGGAATGAGCTCAGCTGCAGCCAGAACCGCAGAGCCAGAGGTCACAGCAGTCTGGGGACAGCAGTGCCAGGCCAGCCGTCTCACACCGGTGGTGGGGTGGAGTTAGGTTTAGTGCTGGGGTGGGGTTGGGCACTGGTTAAGGTAGAGCTTATAGTAGGCTAATTGTGAAGGGTAGGGTTAGTGGTTGGGGCGGGATATGTGATTGTCAGCTCCACCCTAACTTTGGGTCTGAGGATGCTGTCCTCAGACTGCTGTGACGTGTAGTTCTGCGGTTCTGCAGTTAGATATAGTATCTCATGCCAATGACTTTTAATGTCACCTGCTCTGATCCCAGCTGTGAAAGTGACAACCATCCACAGGTTACAGTCGGATTAGATTCGGCATATCTGTTCTCAGAATAAGTGAAGAAGTGTAACTGTAGGTAATGTTGCACTATATTACCATAAACTTCTGAACTGGATCACAAAATGGTTTGTATTTTGGTTTGTTGGTGTAAATGTAAACGTGAAGAGATCAAATGCAATCTTGATTTGTAAACTGGGTTCTGGGTTATAGAGGCTTCTGTAATTCAGTATCATTTCGTTTTGACCCTTATTCACTAAGCTGTCAGAGTGAGAAAGGTCACTGGGGGAAACACTGAGCTGGATAAGGCTTAGGAAGGCAAATGCAGTGTGATGTGTAACATGACGATAACAGATGCTAATGCAAAAAAACTTAACCTGGTTActtatcatttaaaaaacaatctaTACTTGGGTTTGTGCATAATTGTTAGAGTAGTGTACGTTTTCCTTTGCGTGAACATTAAATGCACCCAATTTCCAGTGAAACCGCCCCATCTAGTGGTGACATGTTGTATCTGATCTGACTGTTTTTAGCTTTTATGTTGCTTTTCAAATTAATGTCACTTATTTACATTGGATTATTATAACATATTATTTTAGGCTTATTTGAGAGGTTGTAATACATACTAATATGTAATAacgttgtttttttcttcagtttgcTACAAATTTCCATGAGATTTTTTAAAGACAACGTACagtaatatatacataatatatatacataatattattaatattatattaaaaacaatataagtaAAAAGCACCTAAATGAGAATAAAGAATAATTTCACTGAACTTAATCCTGACAGAATATTCTCGAAAGCCTCTTCATACTGCCTGTTTTGACCCCTACGTAGTGAATATGTGAGTTATTTGTTCTACAAACGATGTCTACGCTAATATCTCATTAAAACGAACTGTGTAAAGTTAATAAAAGTCTGTGAAACTTAATAAAAGTCGTGCTGATCATCTGATACAGTGACATAAGGCATCAGCTGAGCTGGGAGGAGGAGGATGCTACTGATGTCACTTTGCTagtcgcacacacacacttcaaacATCAACAAAGCGAAAGAGGGtagatttaatcattttatccATTTAATAGAATATACATTTGATAAATGTAGTGTTTGAACATGTTTCGTTGTTTTTAAACGTCTTGGGATGGTTTTTTTTCTCGGTTTATCGTCGATTTTAGCACAACGGCGCCGCGAGCGCAAGCTAACTTTGAAACTGACAGGCGAAGTTCAACCGCTACACtatatttactgtaaaacaGAGGCACTATCTACATGCATATGCGCTTAGTTTAATATTCAGTACCTAAACATGGTCTTAGCAGGCTTTAAttcaattgtttttatttatgtagGTAGTGAGTTTACTGGAGGATGGCGTTTGTGAAGAGCGGATGGCTGCACAGACAGAGTGAGTGTTTGTTacaccatatttatggcattaaaaacccaaaataactaaaattaagGATTTTAATGTCGATTTTTAGCATTTTGGGATGTTCTTGTAATGCATATACAATATTAAGCTGCACCTTTATAATTTAAAGCCTTCTGGGAACTcatgaaatataaatgaattatgcaGAATATTTAAGCTTGGAGGTTGAATTGATAAGCTTTTCAGTTGAGCTTTCAGTTTTTATTCACTTCAGTACAGCAGTCATGCACGACTAGgttcttttcctctttttgacAAGTTGTCTTGGCATGAGTTTTTAGAAGGAAGTTGAAAAACAGCTGAACTTTGTCTTTGActgtgtctcaaaacctagtgagctgacTATCTAGGCTGCATCTTGTTATTCTTGTAAgtgttttaaagctattttttaGATGTTGATTTCATGatttctgtttgattatttattattttacagatatttttgatcaggTAGAACTATAGAGGTCagattacatttacatttcttttttaattttataatttaatatataataaatataaaataaatttgatacattttataatttaatatattttattataaaaagtaattaaaacatggctgatattaaaataatttgtctaaataaatcataattaaaatattttatatttagtaattttttataataaatttataacataaataaatgtaatgatataaataaaattaactttaacttaaattaaaataataattttaataaattaatttataataaatgtataataaaaatataaatacatttgttacatttattatacaatatatttcttatatatatttaacaaaataattgttttattataaaaagtaatattaaaataatttttaaaatgattttataatataatttaaaaaatgcattaaattaatttataataaatgtataataaaaatataaatacatttgttacaattactatatatttcttataatatatatttttttatcaaagataattgtttgttaataaaataattgtttgaattattttataatataattgaaaatgtagtattttattaaattactttctaaaaagtaattaaatataacaaaacatcaacaaaaaaataaataaatactgcctGTCTCTAACTGCTGTCATCTTATCAGGCACCATCTTGCGGCGCTGGAAGAGGAACTGGTTTGACCTCTGGTCAGATGGACGTCTGGTCTTCTACGATGACCAGCAGCGGCGGGACATGGAAGATGAGATCCACATGAAGGTGGACTGCATCAACATCCGCAACGCCAGCGCTTGTAGAGGTGGGTGTGATCCATACTTCACTCTTCTTTCCTTCTGCTTTTAAACCACAAGACATGAGAAAGCCTCAGAAGGGCCATTTTATGTAGTACTTGAGAGGTTTTTGTCCAACAGAAGATGAATAATAAGTCAATTGAAAGTTCTGATGTGTTGTTGTTCTTCATGCTTCTCCATTAATTATTCCCAGAGCTCACACCACCCGAAGGCAAAGGCAAAGACTCCCTCCTGCAGATCGTCTGCCGGGACGGTCGGGTCATCAGCATCTGCGCAGACAGTGCAGATGATGCGTTGTGAGTCcagtttgtcatttttacttaCTATGCCTGCTTTAAAATGAGATTTCTCAATAGAAACTCAATGTATTTTCTCGCAGGGCTTGGACCATGGCCCTCCAGGATGCCAGACTCAACACTGTGAGTCACATTGAATGACGCATACACGTTTGAACTTTCCCATAGTGTGGCTTCAGGAGCAGATTTTGGAAGCATTACAGAGGCATTTACTGACATGAAATGTTTTGTAGGTTGTGGCGCCCACTCAGATCGGTTTTGCCGAGGATGTCATAGCATCTGCACCTCCGCCCTATTCTGAATTAAATCCAACTCCACAGGTAATAAATATGTCATCTCGTGATATTTAAAGGAAAATGGCTGTATATCTGTGATTACTAcaggaaattatattttttatattaataagaTATCCAGCTTGTGTGGTTGAATGAGTTTTAAGGTTGTGTTTACACTTGTAGTtcagttctcttggttcttttggtccggaccaaaaaagaaaatgatacatttagacTTAGTCCTGGttagcgttcacactgtcatttttaacaccgaATCTAAAGATACAAAACGAAAAAAGGGCTTTTATGACAGATATTTTGCGACAGAACTCGTCTAAACGTCCGAAACAATTCTGTGTTCTGGGCTAAATGCATTCGCTGTGTGCGTACATATGATGGCGTACGATGGAGCTGtcaactcgtgaagagcttataaaatgtgtaaaggagtcgaAAGAGCTGCAggaatccctccgtcacacTCAAACGAAGATCTGCTGTGAGGAGACGCGGTCTTGATGCCTATAACGAATTTTGTTGGGCAACAGCGCGACTAGGACGAGAAAAAACAGATATGCTTGAGTATTCTgtactttttttacttttcgtttagatgtctttggtccatgttgtgttcatatttcagtcgaaccgcaccagaggaAGGTGGACCAAGACCCATGGGTCTCAGCCTGCATTTTTGGTGCCCACCAGGGTTCTggtggcagcgttcacacttattcaaatgaactgcactaacagagcaatcgtaccagagttcgttttaaccgaaccaaacctgccaaatGTGAACACATCCTAAAGCTCTTTTTAGATGTTGACTTTTTTCCATTTCTGTTTAGTTATGAACTTTGTTTGACCAGGAAGAAATATTGAGGTCGGATTACATTTACAAGCGACACTTAAAAGTATATTGGCTGCAATAAACAGGTTATCAGAAtggaaagagggaaaaaaagccCAATAAAACACTGCTTGAAATTATGGTTTCAGTTTCAACTAGTTCACTGGAAGAAAACAGGACACTAATGTCCATTTTTttctgataattattttcatgttatggctgatattaaaattgtatactattttgtctaaataaatataattattattattctctaaattttataatttaataaatgtattgttataatatataataaaatacatttgtaaatacTAGCAAATAAGTGCATTTTATAATTCAGTCATTTTATAgtgtaattaataaaaataataattaaattttgtaattattaaaaaaaaattaaaatatgattaaatattacaaaaaaagtaagtaattacaaataaaaacataaataattgaAATGTAAAATTAGGGGGACATGAGCATGcccaatta
The DNA window shown above is from Ctenopharyngodon idella isolate HZGC_01 chromosome 10, HZGC01, whole genome shotgun sequence and carries:
- the plekhb2 gene encoding pleckstrin homology domain-containing family B member 2 isoform X1, which translates into the protein MAFVKSGWLHRQSTILRRWKRNWFDLWSDGRLVFYDDQQRRDMEDEIHMKVDCINIRNASACRELTPPEGKGKDSLLQIVCRDGRVISICADSADDALAWTMALQDARLNTVVAPTQIGFAEDVIASAPPPYSELNPTPQVFYPDGYGGYVPHPPPYATQMVYSADGQQYAVAYPYHYQGGYAPGVNHVIVQERRRDDTGDVALGMLAGAATGLALGSLFSVF
- the plekhb2 gene encoding pleckstrin homology domain-containing family B member 2 isoform X2; this translates as MEDEIHMKVDCINIRNASACRELTPPEGKGKDSLLQIVCRDGRVISICADSADDALAWTMALQDARLNTVVAPTQIGFAEDVIASAPPPYSELNPTPQVFYPDGYGGYVPHPPPYATQMVYSADGQQYAVAYPYHYQGGYAPGVNHVIVQERRRDDTGDVALGMLAGAATGLALGSLFSVF